From Phycisphaerae bacterium:
CCCCAACAAAAAGGACTACGAGGAATTCTACTGGCGGCTGCTCGATGAGGGGATGCTTTTTGTTCGCGGGAAGGTGGCCGAGGTGACCGATATTGCCCGCTTTCCGAACGAGGAGGGCAAGCTCATCGTTCAGGTCGAGGACACCTTGCTTCGGAAGCAGCGGCGCATCCCGGTCGATATGGTAGTGCTGATGGGAGCGATCGAGCCCCGGCGCGACGCGAGGGAAACCGGTTTGAAGGTCGGCATTTCATGCAGCACGGCCGGCTGGTACATCGAGCGACACCCGAAACTTGATCCCATCGCGACGATGACCGAGGGGATTTTCATCGCCGGGGCCTGCCAGGGACCGAAGGATATCCCTGACGCGGTCGGTCAAGGAGCCGCCGCGGCCGCTCGCGTGCAGGGCATGATCAGCAAGGGCACGGTGATGATCGAGCCGGTGGTCGCCGGCATTGATGAGGACCATTGCTCGGGATGCCGCATCTGCAACAACCTGTGCCCGTTCAACGCCATTGACTTCATCGAAGATGAAAAGGTCAGCAGAATCAATGCGGTGTTGTGCAAAGGGTGCGGAACTTGCGTCGCGGCCTGTCCGGCGGGGGCCATTTCCGGGGCCCATTTCAGTAACGCACAGATCCTGGCCGAGCTTGAGGGGTTGCTCTGCGACGCCGGGGGTGAGAATGAATTGATCGCCGGTGCGTCGGGAAAGCCGTCGGAACCGGTTGCCGTGTAGGAGTCGTATCATGGAACAAGAAACGTTCGAGCCGAAGATCATCGGTTTCTTCTGCAACTGGTGCTCGTACCGGGCGGCCGACGGGGCGGGCACCGCAAGGATCAAGCACTCTCCCAACGTCCGCATCATTCGCCTGATGTGCAGCGGCCGGGTGGACATCGCCTTCATTCTCAAGGCTCTCTCGCTGGGTGCCGACGGGGTTCTGGTGGCCGGCTGCCATCCCGGCGAATGCCACTACATCGAGCAGAACTACAAGACCATCCGGCGGTTCACGATGCTCAGGCACACGTTGCGGGCATTCGGGATTGATGAAAGACGCGTCCGCCTGGTCTGGGCGTCGGCAGGCGAGGCGAGTCATCTGGCCGAGGTGATCGACGAGATGGTCGAGGACGTCCGAACGCTCGGCCCGCTGAACTGGCGGCGAAACTGGGCCGAGGATGGCGCCCACCTGGACGACGTGGAGAGGATACTTCATGAGCACGAGGAAGCCATGGAGGTGTCGAGATGAGTGAAAAAGGCAAACTCGCCATTTATTGGGCCGCCTCGTGCGGAGGATGCGAGATTTCGATTCTCGCGCTGAACGAAAAGATACTCGACGTCGCGAACGCCTTCGACATCGTTTTCTGTCCGTGCATCATGGACACCAAGGCCCGCGATGTTGAAAAGATGGCGGACGGCACCATCGACGTCTGCCTGTTCAACGGCGGCATTCGGACCAGCGAACAGGAATACATGGCCGGGCTGTTGCGACGCAAGTCAAAGGTCCTGGTGGCGTTCGGATCGTGCGCATACGAGGGCTGTATCCCGGGCCTGGCGAACCTCACGAACCGCAAGGAGATCTTCGAGACCTGCTACATCGATTGCCCGTCGGTGGACAATCCGAACGAGGCGGTTCCCGTCGCGGACACGCGGGTCAACGGCTATCGCCTGACGCTGCCGGTGTTTTATGACACCGTGCGGACGCTCGGGCAAACCGTGAAGGTGGATTACTACCTTCCCGGCTGCCCCCCGGAAGCACCAAGAATCTGGGACGCCGTGGCGGCGATTCTTGAGGGAAAGCTGCCGCCGCCAGGGTCGGTAATCGGCCCGGAAACGACGGTGTGCGACGAATGCCAGCGCAAGCGGGAAGAGAAGAAGATCAAGCGGTTCAAGCGGACTTGGGAGGTTATTCCCGACGAGGATAAGTGCCTCCTGGAGCAGGGGCTACTCTGTTGCGGACCGGCCACCCGGGCCGGTTGCGGGGCCTTATGCCCCCAGGTGAATTCGCCGTGCATCGGATGTTACGGTCCGAACGCCGGCGTGGAGGACTTTGGAGCCAGGCTGATGAGTGCGCTCGCATCGGTGATCGACGCAACCGACCCGGACGAGATTGATGAGATCATCCGCCAGGGTATCCCTGACCCGGTGGGCACTTTCTATCGGTTCGGTCTGCCCCACGGCTTTCTGCGACGGGCGGCAGCAATCCCGGACGCGCAACGGCATGAGTTACCCTTGCCCAAACCTGCAGAGGAAAGGAGCAAGTGACCATGACAGCCAAGCACATTGTCATCGACCCGATCACGCGCCTCGAAGGACACGGAAAGATTGACATATTCCTTGACGAAACAGGCGATGTTGCCGATGCCTTCCTGCAAATCCCCGAGCTTCGCGGTTTTGAACGATTCTGCGTGGGGCGTCCGGCCGAGGACATGCCGAACCTGACCTCGCGCATCTGCGGCGTCTGCCCCGAGGCTCACCACATGGCCGCGGCCAAGGCGCTGGATGCTTTGTTTCACGTGGAGCCTCCTCCGACCGGCAAGAAGCTGCGTGAGATGTTCTACTCCATATTTTGCGCCACGGACCACACGACTCACTTCTACGCCCTCGGCGGACCGGACTTCGTCATGGGACCGGATGCGCCTAAAGAGGAGCGCAACATTCTCGGGGTCATCAAGAAAGTCGGCATGGAGATCGCCGGCAGAGTCATCAAGATGCGGGCCGACGGGCACGGCCTGATCAAGATGATCGGCGGGCGGGCGGTACATCCGAACTGGGCCGTTCCGGGCGGCGTCAGCCGGGGCATTACCGAGGAGCAACGACGGGAGATCGAACGGCTCGGGCGCGACGCCATCGAGTTCGCTAAGTTTTCCCTGCAGCTCTTTAACCAGGTTGTCCTCGGCAACTCCGAGTATGTCAAGCTCATCCAGAGCGACGCATACACGCACCGGACGTACAACATGGGCACCGTTGACGCCCAGAATCGCGTGAACTTCTACGACGGCATGATTCGCATCGTCGGCCCTGACGGGCGGGAACACGCCAAGTACCATCCCCGTGAATATCGCGAGTACATCGCCGAGCACGTGGAGCCCTGGTCCTACCTGAAGTTTCCCTTCCTCAAGAAGATCGGCTGGAAGGGATTCGTCGACGGCGAGGACTCGGGCTTGTACAAGGCTACGCCGCTGTCGCGACTGAACGCTGCTGAGGGCATGGCGACCCCGCTGGCTCAGCAGGAATACGAGCGGATGTACGACGCGCTGGGCGGAAAGCCGGTGAACCACACGCTGGCCACTCACTGGGCTCGGTTAATCGAGCTGCTGTATGCCACGGAGCGATGGGTCGAGCTCGCCACTGATCCAGGAATCACGGGAAAGGAATATCGCGTGCTGCCGAGCGAGACGCCGGATGAAGGCGTCGGCAGCGTGGAGGCCCCGCGCGGCACGCTGACGCATCATTATTGGACCGACGAACGCGGCATATTGACGCGGGTGAACCTGATCGTGGGCACGACCAACAACTACGCACCGATTCAGCTCTCGATCAAGACGGCTGCTCGAAGTCTGATCCGAAAAGGAACGGCGGTGAGCGAGGCCCTGCTCAACAAGATTGAGATGGCGTTTCGGGCTTACGATCCGTGCTTCGGTTGTGCCACACACTGCCTGCCCGGTCAAATGCCGATGACCGTCGTCATTCATTCTGCGGACGGGAGAACGGTTCATCGCCTGTCGCGAGGGGAAGGGCGGGGGATCGGAGAACCGGTTCGATGACTAACGCCCTTGCAGCCTGTTCGCAGGGGCGGGCATCGGGCGAGGGGCCCACACTGGTGCTGGGCTTGGGAAACCCTCTTCTCACCGACGACAGTGTGGGCCTTCGGGTGATCGACCATCTGCGGCCGCAAGTTGCAGGGTGGCCGAACGTCCAACTGGATGAAGACTATTGCGGCGGTTTGGGCGTCATGGAACGTATGATTGGTTTCGACCGCGTCATTCTCGTCGATGCGATCTGCACGGGTGGGCGGCCCGGCGCGGTTCACGTCCTGACCGTTCGGGACATTCCCACACGGCACAGCGGTTCGTTTCATGACGCCGATCTTCGTACGGCTCTGGCCCTCGGTCGTCAGGCAGGGGCCCGACTGCCGGCTGATGAGAACATCCGCATTGTGGCGGTCGAAGCGGCGGAAGTGCTGACATTCGGTCAACAGTGCACTCCGGCCGTGCGGTCGGGCATCAGCCGGGCGGCGGAGAGTGTGTTGAAACTCTTGACAGCATGGAGTTAAATCAATGGTACCTGTGGAGACTCTGCGATCCCTGGCTTGCCTGGCCGGCGTGCCCGTAGACAGCCTCAAGGCCCTTGCGGCGATCGCCGAAGAACGGGATTTCAAGGCCGGCGAGGTGCTCTGGCACGAGGGCGACCCGGTACGCTGGATGTGCGTCGTGCGGCAGGGCGAGATCGACGTCAT
This genomic window contains:
- a CDS encoding Ni/Fe hydrogenase subunit alpha; this translates as MTAKHIVIDPITRLEGHGKIDIFLDETGDVADAFLQIPELRGFERFCVGRPAEDMPNLTSRICGVCPEAHHMAAAKALDALFHVEPPPTGKKLREMFYSIFCATDHTTHFYALGGPDFVMGPDAPKEERNILGVIKKVGMEIAGRVIKMRADGHGLIKMIGGRAVHPNWAVPGGVSRGITEEQRREIERLGRDAIEFAKFSLQLFNQVVLGNSEYVKLIQSDAYTHRTYNMGTVDAQNRVNFYDGMIRIVGPDGREHAKYHPREYREYIAEHVEPWSYLKFPFLKKIGWKGFVDGEDSGLYKATPLSRLNAAEGMATPLAQQEYERMYDALGGKPVNHTLATHWARLIELLYATERWVELATDPGITGKEYRVLPSETPDEGVGSVEAPRGTLTHHYWTDERGILTRVNLIVGTTNNYAPIQLSIKTAARSLIRKGTAVSEALLNKIEMAFRAYDPCFGCATHCLPGQMPMTVVIHSADGRTVHRLSRGEGRGIGEPVR
- a CDS encoding oxidoreductase — its product is MSEKGKLAIYWAASCGGCEISILALNEKILDVANAFDIVFCPCIMDTKARDVEKMADGTIDVCLFNGGIRTSEQEYMAGLLRRKSKVLVAFGSCAYEGCIPGLANLTNRKEIFETCYIDCPSVDNPNEAVPVADTRVNGYRLTLPVFYDTVRTLGQTVKVDYYLPGCPPEAPRIWDAVAAILEGKLPPPGSVIGPETTVCDECQRKREEKKIKRFKRTWEVIPDEDKCLLEQGLLCCGPATRAGCGALCPQVNSPCIGCYGPNAGVEDFGARLMSALASVIDATDPDEIDEIIRQGIPDPVGTFYRFGLPHGFLRRAAAIPDAQRHELPLPKPAEERSK
- a CDS encoding hydrogenase iron-sulfur subunit, translated to MEQETFEPKIIGFFCNWCSYRAADGAGTARIKHSPNVRIIRLMCSGRVDIAFILKALSLGADGVLVAGCHPGECHYIEQNYKTIRRFTMLRHTLRAFGIDERRVRLVWASAGEASHLAEVIDEMVEDVRTLGPLNWRRNWAEDGAHLDDVERILHEHEEAMEVSR
- a CDS encoding hydrogenase maturation protease → MTNALAACSQGRASGEGPTLVLGLGNPLLTDDSVGLRVIDHLRPQVAGWPNVQLDEDYCGGLGVMERMIGFDRVILVDAICTGGRPGAVHVLTVRDIPTRHSGSFHDADLRTALALGRQAGARLPADENIRIVAVEAAEVLTFGQQCTPAVRSGISRAAESVLKLLTAWS